A genomic segment from Microbulbifer elongatus encodes:
- a CDS encoding LysR family transcriptional regulator: MAKVTLEQWRMFQAVVEYGGFSQAAEAVHKSQSSINHAVHKLQESLGVALLEVRGRKAELTDAGRVLLNRAGGLLDEAEALESVAASLAEGTEAQLRLAVDVLFDYEALFNAVERFASEYPHTRLEIRETVLSGGEELLLQQEVDFILTARVPQGFVGEPVSRVKFVPVAHPDHPLHQLGRPVNREDLKAARQIVMRDSALKNRQDAGWLGSDQRITVTNVHTSIELIERGLGFAWLPQTRIRDSLSADRLLPLRTEEPWEREATVYLVYADRDRAGPAACLLLRALREGLPPVE, from the coding sequence ATGGCCAAGGTAACGCTGGAACAGTGGCGTATGTTTCAGGCAGTGGTGGAATACGGTGGCTTTTCCCAGGCCGCAGAGGCGGTGCACAAAAGCCAGTCGTCGATCAATCACGCGGTGCACAAGTTGCAGGAGAGTCTGGGCGTAGCGCTGTTGGAGGTACGCGGGCGCAAGGCGGAACTGACCGATGCCGGGCGCGTGCTACTCAACCGCGCCGGAGGATTGCTGGATGAAGCGGAGGCACTGGAGTCCGTTGCCGCCAGTCTTGCGGAGGGTACCGAGGCGCAGTTGCGTCTGGCGGTGGATGTCCTGTTTGATTACGAGGCCCTGTTCAACGCGGTGGAGCGCTTTGCCAGTGAATACCCGCACACCCGCCTGGAAATCCGCGAGACGGTGCTCTCCGGCGGCGAGGAGCTACTGCTGCAACAGGAGGTGGATTTCATTCTTACCGCGCGGGTTCCCCAGGGCTTTGTGGGCGAACCGGTCTCGCGAGTAAAGTTTGTGCCGGTGGCCCACCCGGACCACCCGCTCCATCAGCTTGGGCGACCAGTAAATCGCGAGGACCTGAAAGCGGCGCGGCAGATCGTGATGCGGGATTCCGCGTTGAAGAACCGCCAGGACGCTGGCTGGCTCGGCTCGGATCAGCGTATTACCGTCACCAACGTGCATACCTCCATTGAGTTGATCGAACGCGGCCTGGGCTTTGCCTGGCTGCCGCAGACCCGCATTCGCGATTCCCTCTCCGCCGACCGCCTGTTACCCCTGCGCACCGAAGAGCCCTGGGAGCGGGAAGCCACCGTCTATCTGGTGTACGCTGACCGCGACCGCGCCGGCCCCGCTGCCTGCCTGTTGCTGCGCGCGCTGCGCGAAGGCCTGCCGCCGGTCGAATGA
- a CDS encoding Gfo/Idh/MocA family protein, which produces MASESAEIRWGIIGCGDVTELKSGPAFNKVAGSKLLAVMRRDKEKLRDYAARHGVPKTHASADDLINDPEIDAIYVATPPGSHREYALKIASANKHCCLEKPMALNYAECEEIAAAFDGLDAQLFVAYYRRSLPRFEQVRQWIDSGRIGAIRHINWSYARGPSAADLSPEYDWRTDPAVSGGGHFVDLACHGLDLFIHLAGDIAEARGIAVNQQNLYDAEDAVSACWVFENGATGAGFWNFGASDYCDEVVIYGAKGTIRFSVFAENPLQLEAGDDRETADIAHPENIQFFHIENMVKHLNGVGRHPVAGSEGGKASRAMDQILAGFG; this is translated from the coding sequence ATGGCAAGTGAAAGCGCTGAAATTCGCTGGGGCATTATTGGCTGCGGCGATGTTACCGAGCTGAAAAGTGGCCCTGCGTTCAACAAGGTGGCCGGCTCAAAACTGCTCGCGGTAATGCGCAGGGACAAGGAAAAGCTGCGCGATTACGCCGCTCGCCACGGTGTGCCGAAAACCCATGCCAGTGCCGACGATCTGATCAACGATCCGGAGATCGATGCCATTTATGTGGCAACCCCGCCGGGGAGCCATCGCGAGTATGCACTGAAGATAGCAAGTGCCAACAAACACTGTTGTCTGGAAAAGCCCATGGCGCTCAACTATGCCGAGTGTGAGGAAATCGCTGCGGCATTCGACGGGCTGGATGCACAGCTGTTTGTGGCCTATTACCGCCGCTCCCTGCCCCGTTTCGAACAGGTGAGACAGTGGATCGATAGCGGCCGAATTGGCGCCATCCGGCATATCAACTGGAGTTATGCGCGCGGCCCCTCTGCCGCGGATCTGTCACCGGAGTACGACTGGCGCACCGACCCGGCGGTATCCGGTGGTGGGCACTTTGTCGACCTCGCCTGCCATGGCCTCGACCTGTTTATCCACCTGGCTGGTGACATCGCCGAAGCCCGCGGTATCGCGGTCAATCAGCAGAATCTGTATGACGCTGAAGATGCGGTTTCCGCCTGCTGGGTATTTGAAAATGGCGCCACCGGTGCCGGCTTCTGGAATTTCGGCGCCAGTGACTACTGTGACGAGGTGGTGATCTACGGCGCCAAAGGCACAATCCGCTTTTCCGTGTTTGCGGAGAATCCACTGCAGCTCGAAGCGGGCGATGACCGCGAAACCGCCGATATTGCCCACCCGGAAAATATTCAGTTCTTCCATATCGAAAACATGGTGAAGCACCTGAATGGCGTGGGCCGGCACCCGGTCGCCGGCTCTGAGGGCGGCAAGGCCTCCCGGGCCATGGACCAGATTCTGGCGGGGTTTGGCTAA
- a CDS encoding DoxX family protein gives MNSPVLCDFTKLVGRILMSVMFIVAGYSKIGAYAGTQEYMASAGVPGFFLPLVILLELGGGLAILFGFFTRWVALAIAAFCLISAWMFHNVPGDQMQQIMFMKNITIAGGFLILACAGAGRFSFDHAMAKVKSK, from the coding sequence ATGAACAGCCCTGTACTTTGCGATTTCACCAAGCTGGTGGGACGTATTCTGATGTCGGTAATGTTTATCGTTGCCGGCTATAGCAAGATCGGCGCCTATGCCGGTACCCAGGAATATATGGCCTCCGCCGGTGTGCCTGGATTTTTTCTGCCATTAGTAATCCTGCTGGAGCTGGGTGGCGGTCTCGCCATTCTGTTCGGCTTCTTTACCCGCTGGGTGGCACTGGCGATCGCCGCCTTCTGTCTGATCAGCGCATGGATGTTCCACAATGTGCCCGGTGATCAGATGCAGCAGATCATGTTTATGAAAAATATCACCATTGCCGGCGGCTTTCTGATTCTGGCCTGCGCTGGCGCGGGCCGATTCAGCTTTGACCACGCCATGGCCAAAGTGAAGAGCAAATAA
- a CDS encoding glutathione S-transferase family protein: protein MGLLVNGEWKDKWYDTDKSGGEFEREAAQLRNWVTADGSAGPSGEGGFEAEKGRYHLYVSLACPWAHRTLIFRKLKGLEDYIGVSVVSPYMMENGWTFDEDEGSSGDHLYGSDYLHQIYTRNRPDYSGRVTVPVLWDKQREQIVSNESAEIIRMFNSAFNKLTGDAQDFYPQDLRGDIDATNALVYENVNNGVYRAGFATSTEAYEAAYHRLFEVLEQLEQRLQSNRYLTGDRVTEADWRLFTTLIRFDVVYHGHFKCNKQRLADYPNLWGYVRELYQWPGVADTVDFHHIKTHYYASHRNINPTGIVPVGPELDYAAPHGRG from the coding sequence ATGGGACTGCTGGTAAACGGCGAGTGGAAAGACAAGTGGTACGACACGGACAAAAGCGGCGGTGAATTCGAGCGCGAGGCGGCGCAGCTGCGCAACTGGGTCACCGCCGATGGCAGCGCTGGCCCCAGTGGCGAGGGCGGTTTCGAGGCGGAGAAAGGTCGCTACCACCTCTACGTCTCCCTCGCCTGCCCCTGGGCCCACCGCACCCTGATATTCCGCAAGCTCAAGGGGCTGGAGGACTACATCGGTGTCTCCGTGGTCAGCCCCTACATGATGGAAAACGGCTGGACCTTTGACGAAGACGAAGGCAGCAGTGGCGATCATTTATACGGCAGCGACTACCTGCACCAGATCTATACCCGCAACCGCCCCGACTACTCCGGGCGGGTGACGGTGCCGGTGTTGTGGGACAAGCAACGCGAGCAGATCGTCAGCAACGAGTCGGCGGAAATCATCCGCATGTTCAATTCCGCGTTCAATAAGCTGACCGGCGACGCGCAGGATTTTTATCCACAGGATCTGCGCGGGGATATCGACGCCACCAACGCGCTGGTTTATGAAAACGTCAACAACGGGGTGTACCGTGCCGGTTTCGCCACCAGCACCGAGGCCTACGAGGCCGCCTACCACCGGCTGTTTGAAGTGCTGGAACAGCTGGAGCAGCGCTTGCAGAGTAACCGCTACCTGACCGGTGATCGCGTGACGGAAGCGGACTGGCGGCTGTTTACTACACTGATCCGGTTCGATGTCGTGTACCACGGTCACTTCAAGTGCAACAAGCAGCGGCTGGCGGATTACCCCAACCTGTGGGGTTATGTGCGCGAGCTGTACCAGTGGCCCGGCGTTGCCGACACGGTGGACTTCCACCATATCAAGACCCACTACTACGCCAGCCACCGCAATATCAATCCCACCGGCATTGTGCCCGTGGGTCCGGAGCTGGATTACGCCGCGCCCCACGGTCGCGGATGA
- the gstA gene encoding glutathione transferase GstA has product MKLFYAPGACSLSPHIVACEAGIDLQLCKVNLKTKELETGGDYTEVNPKGYVPALQLEGGELLTEGPAIVQFLAEQKPEQKLAPEYGSLDHYRVLEWLNFISTEIHKTFGPLFWGGSDEEKSAAKEKLAKRFQYVEDNMAGDYLMGSDFCIADAYLFTVYNWCSKADVDTDSWPGLKAFAERMRQREGVQKALKAEGLN; this is encoded by the coding sequence ATGAAGCTGTTTTACGCCCCCGGCGCCTGTTCCCTGTCCCCACACATCGTCGCCTGCGAAGCGGGTATCGATCTGCAACTGTGCAAGGTCAACTTGAAAACCAAAGAGCTGGAAACCGGCGGCGATTACACCGAGGTGAACCCCAAGGGCTATGTGCCGGCGCTGCAGCTGGAAGGTGGCGAGCTGTTGACCGAAGGCCCGGCCATCGTGCAGTTTCTGGCGGAGCAGAAGCCGGAACAAAAACTCGCCCCGGAATACGGCTCCCTGGATCACTACCGGGTGCTGGAGTGGCTGAACTTCATTTCCACCGAAATTCACAAGACCTTTGGGCCCCTGTTCTGGGGCGGTAGTGACGAGGAAAAATCTGCCGCCAAGGAGAAACTGGCCAAGCGCTTCCAGTATGTGGAAGACAATATGGCCGGGGATTATCTGATGGGCAGCGATTTCTGTATCGCCGACGCCTACCTGTTTACCGTGTACAACTGGTGCAGCAAGGCGGATGTAGATACTGACAGCTGGCCCGGGCTCAAGGCCTTTGCCGAGCGCATGCGCCAACGGGAGGGTGTGCAGAAGGCACTGAAAGCGGAAGGTCTTAACTGA
- a CDS encoding multidrug effflux MFS transporter, whose translation MPPNFFDAEGKPPRWLAPCLAALVALTPFAIDTYLPAIPAMAAALGVEVAQVQHSVSSYLLGFAVGQLIGGPLSDRWGRIVTGTIGLAIFIASSALILFANTVELLVALRFCQALGGGFATVICGAIVRDLYHGRDAARIMSMIATMMLIAPMAAPAIGATLLTFGDWHAIFIFLLVYGLLMMVLVRGVLPETVSKFRRARRQRESRRSMLKGYAQIFRTPRALGFLFGQALISGSMFIYITTAPFVFMEHFGVSSATFPMLFGSCVLGLVLMVQLNIRLLKVFEPRQILLAGMGLQLLSCALLLASTLYFGQEQVLLAWMIPLVMAMGAIGIITPNSAACYLEFFPRISGTANALYGASLFIFGGVLGGAVNAVHTGTLVPIALGMLCCSAAALCMALFVARARQPIEIEERALRM comes from the coding sequence ATGCCCCCGAACTTTTTCGACGCCGAAGGCAAGCCACCGCGCTGGCTCGCCCCCTGTCTCGCCGCGCTGGTGGCGCTGACGCCGTTTGCCATCGACACTTACCTGCCGGCAATTCCGGCCATGGCCGCAGCGCTGGGAGTCGAGGTGGCGCAGGTGCAGCATTCGGTATCCAGTTATCTGCTGGGGTTTGCGGTGGGCCAGCTGATCGGCGGGCCGCTGTCGGATCGCTGGGGGCGCATCGTTACCGGCACCATCGGGCTGGCCATATTTATCGCCAGCTCAGCGCTGATCCTGTTTGCCAACACCGTGGAGCTGCTGGTGGCGCTGCGCTTTTGCCAGGCCCTGGGTGGCGGCTTTGCCACGGTGATCTGCGGCGCCATTGTGCGCGACCTGTACCACGGGCGGGACGCGGCGCGAATCATGTCGATGATCGCCACCATGATGCTGATTGCCCCCATGGCAGCGCCGGCAATCGGTGCGACCCTGCTCACCTTTGGCGACTGGCACGCGATCTTTATCTTTCTACTGGTGTACGGTCTGCTGATGATGGTGCTGGTACGCGGGGTGCTGCCGGAGACGGTATCCAAGTTCCGCCGCGCGCGCCGCCAGCGGGAATCCCGCCGCAGCATGCTAAAAGGCTATGCGCAGATCTTCCGCACCCCCCGTGCACTGGGCTTTCTGTTCGGGCAGGCGCTGATCAGTGGCAGCATGTTTATCTACATCACCACCGCGCCTTTCGTGTTTATGGAGCATTTCGGGGTTTCTTCCGCCACCTTCCCCATGCTGTTTGGCAGCTGTGTGCTGGGACTGGTGTTGATGGTGCAGCTGAATATCCGTCTGCTGAAGGTATTCGAACCCCGCCAGATTCTGCTGGCGGGTATGGGCCTGCAACTGTTGTCCTGCGCGCTGCTGCTGGCAAGCACTTTGTATTTTGGTCAGGAGCAGGTGTTGCTGGCGTGGATGATTCCGCTGGTAATGGCAATGGGCGCCATCGGCATCATCACCCCTAACTCGGCGGCCTGTTATCTGGAGTTTTTCCCCAGGATCAGCGGTACCGCCAACGCGCTGTATGGCGCTTCGCTGTTTATCTTCGGTGGGGTGCTGGGGGGTGCGGTGAACGCGGTGCATACCGGCACACTGGTGCCGATCGCGCTGGGAATGCTGTGCTGTTCCGCCGCGGCCCTGTGTATGGCGCTGTTTGTGGCGCGGGCGCGCCAGCCGATCGAGATCGAGGAGCGGGCGCTGCGGATGTAA
- a CDS encoding DUF4153 domain-containing protein: protein MHGSSDQPPENSREHRDLGLPEKRLIVVAALTQGFALYALKFFDAVNHWAPMWQFICYTVAIAIPPLVIVTIAPRLARGYWWVIAGYSAVLALLASYRGYQCTPKDTIQCGWPHDFCIAVGIATFIVAFLLRASASGTERLLRPGYPALFHYSWDIALTTGLTLVFTGIFWLILMLWQALFKLVGVAFFAQLFEQDWFFYPVTWLVAGCGAILFRAQQSFVLTLKRLLRTMLVALLPLLAVLTIVFLATLPFTGLQPIWDTGRGSALLLWLVALLLFFTNGVIQDEFPFARYPGWINRVLLLALVLAPFYTAFALYGLTLRVQQYGWTPERLWGGVVTLTLALLALSYSLSILRWRSHWAERLRRINTGLALWVLAICLVTQSPLANFWRISADSQVARLAGGEVALADFDFFFLRNKLGRPGLESLQALQSLSVVQQDKKVAAHIEQLLNTKDLTWELRENPLQIEAREREMREIPVLPEGAPPPPDTAQLQRDSRRCQAEQQNCLWLVQDLDGDGKPEYLLFTHGSRSDGNHWLHIKAHTSGQEGWRLVSSSRRNTELSFEELQRKLSGGQFNLRPPRWQSLYLGDELLFDPTQ, encoded by the coding sequence ATGCACGGAAGCAGCGACCAACCGCCGGAAAACTCCCGCGAACATCGGGATCTTGGCCTCCCCGAAAAGCGCCTGATTGTGGTCGCGGCGCTGACCCAGGGGTTCGCGCTCTATGCGCTCAAGTTTTTCGATGCCGTAAACCATTGGGCACCGATGTGGCAGTTCATCTGTTACACCGTCGCTATTGCCATCCCGCCGCTGGTGATTGTCACCATTGCGCCACGCCTGGCGCGGGGTTACTGGTGGGTCATTGCGGGCTACAGCGCCGTGCTCGCCCTGCTGGCCAGCTACCGGGGGTACCAGTGCACACCCAAAGATACGATACAGTGCGGCTGGCCCCACGATTTCTGTATTGCTGTCGGGATTGCGACCTTCATCGTCGCCTTTCTGTTGCGTGCCAGCGCCAGCGGCACAGAGCGGCTGCTACGACCCGGTTATCCGGCGCTGTTTCATTACTCCTGGGATATTGCCCTGACTACCGGCCTCACGCTGGTGTTTACCGGTATCTTCTGGCTGATCCTGATGCTGTGGCAGGCCCTGTTCAAACTGGTGGGCGTGGCGTTCTTCGCGCAGCTATTTGAGCAGGACTGGTTCTTTTACCCGGTTACCTGGCTGGTCGCCGGTTGCGGCGCCATTCTGTTCCGCGCGCAGCAGAGCTTTGTTCTCACCCTCAAGCGTCTCCTGCGTACCATGCTGGTGGCACTGTTGCCGTTACTGGCGGTTCTCACCATCGTGTTTCTCGCCACCCTGCCATTTACCGGCCTACAGCCCATCTGGGATACGGGTCGCGGCAGTGCCCTGTTGCTGTGGCTGGTGGCACTGCTGCTGTTCTTTACCAACGGTGTCATCCAGGACGAGTTCCCGTTCGCCCGCTACCCCGGGTGGATCAACCGGGTACTCCTATTGGCCCTGGTACTGGCACCGTTTTACACCGCCTTTGCGCTGTATGGCCTAACCCTGCGGGTGCAGCAGTATGGCTGGACACCGGAGCGACTGTGGGGCGGGGTGGTCACACTCACCCTGGCGCTGCTGGCACTCAGTTACAGCCTCTCGATTCTGCGCTGGCGCAGTCACTGGGCGGAGCGGTTGCGGCGGATCAATACCGGGCTGGCACTGTGGGTGCTGGCGATTTGCCTGGTAACCCAGTCACCGCTGGCCAACTTCTGGCGCATCAGCGCCGACAGCCAGGTGGCGCGACTGGCGGGTGGAGAGGTGGCGCTGGCGGATTTCGATTTCTTCTTCCTGCGCAACAAACTGGGGCGGCCGGGACTGGAGTCACTTCAGGCGCTGCAGTCGCTATCGGTCGTCCAGCAGGATAAAAAAGTCGCAGCACACATCGAACAGCTGCTGAATACAAAGGATCTCACCTGGGAGCTGCGTGAAAACCCGCTGCAGATAGAGGCCCGGGAGCGGGAAATGCGCGAGATTCCGGTACTTCCCGAGGGCGCGCCGCCTCCCCCGGACACTGCCCAGTTACAGCGGGATAGCCGGCGCTGCCAGGCAGAACAGCAAAACTGCCTGTGGCTGGTTCAGGATCTGGATGGGGACGGGAAACCCGAGTATCTGTTGTTTACCCACGGGTCCCGCAGCGATGGCAACCACTGGTTGCACATTAAAGCGCACACGTCCGGGCAAGAAGGGTGGCGACTGGTTTCCAGTAGCAGGCGCAATACAGAACTTTCGTTCGAGGAACTGCAACGGAAGCTTTCGGGCGGTCAGTTCAATCTGCGCCCCCCGCGCTGGCAGAGCCTGTATCTCGGTGATGAACTGCTGTTCGACCCGACCCAGTAG
- the hexR gene encoding transcriptional regulator HexR, which yields MKPAEVTQKISEQLSSMRKSERKVAEYILANPGEIIHMRIVDLATEAQVSEPTVVRFCRAVGCSGFQEFKLNLAQQLASSPSFGQIAVTETDTIAEYKRKVFDSTVDTLLNVRDKIDGRALEAAVAAIAASKRVEFFGFGASGAVAADAQHKFFRLQMATAAHSDHHMQSMSAMSMQPGDVVVAISQSGRTSSLLRSMEMAKAQGAIVIGLGPSGSPMTRQSSIPLEVDVEEDIELYTPLSSRIAHLVVIDVLAIGVAQRKGPQLQEHLLKLKKGLYNLREEKH from the coding sequence GTGAAGCCAGCGGAAGTCACGCAAAAGATCAGCGAACAGCTGAGTTCCATGCGCAAATCTGAGCGCAAGGTTGCAGAATATATCCTCGCCAATCCCGGCGAAATCATTCATATGCGGATCGTCGATCTCGCCACCGAAGCCCAGGTGAGCGAACCCACCGTGGTGCGCTTCTGCCGCGCGGTTGGCTGTTCCGGCTTCCAGGAATTCAAGCTCAACCTGGCCCAGCAGCTCGCCTCCAGCCCCAGTTTCGGCCAGATCGCGGTCACCGAAACCGACACCATCGCCGAATACAAACGCAAGGTGTTCGACTCCACCGTCGATACCCTGCTCAATGTGCGCGACAAGATCGACGGCCGCGCTCTCGAGGCCGCCGTGGCAGCCATCGCCGCCTCCAAACGGGTGGAATTCTTCGGCTTTGGCGCCTCCGGTGCCGTGGCCGCCGACGCCCAGCACAAATTCTTCCGTCTGCAGATGGCCACCGCCGCCCACTCCGATCACCACATGCAGAGTATGTCGGCCATGAGCATGCAACCCGGCGACGTGGTGGTCGCCATCTCCCAGAGTGGCCGCACCTCCTCGTTGCTGCGCTCCATGGAAATGGCCAAGGCGCAGGGTGCCATCGTCATTGGTCTGGGCCCCAGCGGCTCCCCTATGACGCGTCAGTCAAGCATCCCACTGGAAGTGGACGTGGAAGAGGACATCGAGCTGTACACACCACTCTCCTCCCGTATCGCCCACCTGGTGGTGATCGATGTACTCGCCATCGGCGTGGCCCAGCGCAAAGGACCACAGCTGCAGGAGCACCTGCTGAAGCTGAAAAAAGGTCTGTATAACCTGCGCGAGGAAAAGCACTAA
- the uvrD gene encoding DNA helicase II, with protein MDVSELLDPLNDPQREAVAAPPGNQLVLAGAGSGKTRVLVHRIAWLMQVEGASPYSIMAVTFTNKAAREMRGRIEELLGVNTFGMWVGTFHGLAHRLLRAHWAEAKLPQNFQILDSDDQLRLIKRVQNELGLDEKKWSPRETQWWIGAQKDEGIRPQYIQLTGDPWLQTMVQIYSAYEAACQRAGVVDFGELLLRAHELLLNNDSILAHYRRRFPFILVDEFQDTNTIQYAWLRLLAGDECAITAVGDDDQSIYGWRGAKIENIQHFEADLKDVQTVRLEQNYRSTSTILNAANAVIAHNSGRLGKELWTEGDKGEPISLYSAYNEQDEARFIVERIQDWVRDGNRRESIAILYRSNAQSRVLEEGLLREQVPYRIYGGQRFYERMEIKNALSYMRLITNRHDDTSFERVVNTPTRGIGARTVDTVRQFAREHGCSLWDAAAKMLQQKVLAARAGNALANFLSLIDALDEESTDKTLDHIAELAIEQTGLIDFHGKEKGEKGQTRVENLQELVSACRGFDGLPTVDADGEAVDEEEIPLINQFLDSAALDAGEGQADEFEDAVQLMTLHSAKGLEFPLVFMAGVEENLFPHKMSAQEPGRMEEERRLCYVGITRAMQKLYITYAESRRLFGSETYNKPSRFVSEIPVEYIHEVRLKTEVSKPLFQPNSYGKDWGKFGGGAGQFSDPAPEFDDELPPLALGGRVDHAKFGEGTVVQFEGSGPRARVQVNFDDAGAKWLVVSMAKLQPL; from the coding sequence ATGGACGTATCTGAACTCTTAGACCCCCTCAACGACCCCCAGCGCGAAGCCGTCGCGGCGCCGCCGGGCAATCAACTGGTTCTGGCCGGCGCCGGCTCGGGCAAGACCCGGGTGCTGGTGCATCGTATCGCCTGGCTGATGCAGGTGGAGGGGGCGTCGCCCTACTCCATTATGGCAGTAACCTTTACCAACAAGGCCGCGCGGGAGATGCGCGGGCGTATCGAGGAACTGCTGGGGGTGAACACCTTCGGCATGTGGGTGGGCACTTTCCACGGCCTCGCCCACCGCCTGCTGCGCGCCCACTGGGCCGAAGCGAAGTTGCCGCAAAACTTCCAGATTCTCGATTCTGATGACCAGCTGCGCCTGATCAAGCGGGTGCAGAACGAGCTGGGGCTGGATGAGAAGAAGTGGTCACCGCGGGAAACCCAGTGGTGGATCGGTGCACAGAAAGATGAGGGGATTCGCCCGCAGTACATTCAGCTGACCGGCGACCCCTGGCTGCAGACCATGGTGCAAATTTACAGCGCCTATGAAGCGGCGTGCCAGCGCGCCGGTGTGGTCGACTTTGGCGAACTGCTGTTGCGCGCCCACGAGCTGCTGCTGAACAACGACAGCATCCTCGCCCATTACCGCCGTCGCTTCCCCTTCATTCTGGTAGACGAATTCCAGGATACCAACACCATTCAATACGCCTGGCTGCGCCTGCTGGCCGGTGATGAATGCGCGATCACTGCGGTGGGAGACGACGACCAGTCTATCTACGGCTGGCGCGGGGCCAAGATCGAGAATATCCAGCACTTCGAAGCGGATCTGAAAGACGTGCAGACGGTGCGCCTGGAGCAGAACTATCGCTCCACCAGTACCATCCTGAATGCCGCCAACGCGGTGATCGCCCACAATAGCGGGCGCCTCGGCAAGGAGCTGTGGACCGAAGGCGACAAGGGCGAGCCGATTTCCCTGTATTCCGCTTACAACGAGCAGGATGAGGCGCGCTTTATCGTCGAACGCATTCAGGACTGGGTGCGCGATGGCAACCGCCGCGAAAGCATCGCGATCCTTTACCGGTCCAACGCCCAGTCACGGGTGCTGGAAGAAGGCCTGCTGCGGGAACAGGTGCCTTACCGCATTTATGGCGGCCAGCGCTTCTACGAGCGCATGGAGATCAAGAATGCGCTGTCCTATATGCGCCTGATCACCAACCGCCACGACGACACCTCTTTCGAACGGGTAGTGAATACCCCCACCCGCGGCATCGGCGCGCGCACCGTGGATACCGTACGCCAGTTTGCCCGTGAGCACGGCTGCTCCCTGTGGGACGCCGCGGCGAAGATGCTGCAACAGAAAGTCCTCGCCGCCCGCGCCGGCAACGCCCTGGCCAATTTCCTCAGCCTGATCGACGCGCTGGACGAAGAAAGCACCGACAAGACCCTCGACCATATCGCCGAGCTGGCCATCGAGCAGACCGGTCTGATCGATTTCCACGGCAAGGAAAAAGGTGAAAAGGGCCAGACCCGGGTGGAAAACCTGCAGGAACTGGTGAGCGCCTGTCGCGGCTTCGACGGCCTGCCCACCGTGGACGCCGATGGCGAGGCGGTGGACGAGGAAGAAATTCCACTGATCAACCAGTTCCTCGACAGCGCCGCGCTGGACGCCGGCGAAGGCCAGGCAGATGAGTTTGAAGACGCCGTGCAGCTGATGACCCTGCACTCCGCCAAGGGTCTGGAATTCCCGCTGGTGTTTATGGCCGGTGTGGAAGAAAACCTGTTCCCGCACAAGATGTCTGCCCAGGAACCCGGGCGCATGGAGGAGGAGCGCCGTCTGTGTTACGTGGGGATCACCCGCGCCATGCAGAAGCTGTATATCACCTACGCGGAAAGCCGCCGCCTGTTTGGCAGTGAGACCTACAACAAGCCGTCGCGGTTTGTGAGTGAAATTCCGGTGGAGTATATCCACGAGGTGCGGCTCAAAACTGAAGTCTCCAAGCCGCTATTTCAGCCCAACTCTTATGGAAAAGATTGGGGCAAATTCGGCGGTGGCGCAGGCCAGTTCTCCGACCCGGCGCCGGAATTTGATGACGAGCTGCCACCGCTGGCTCTCGGCGGCCGCGTGGACCACGCCAAGTTCGGCGAAGGCACCGTAGTGCAGTTCGAAGGCAGCGGCCCCCGCGCAAGAGTGCAGGTCAACTTCGACGACGCCGGCGCCAAATGGCTGGTAGTATCCATGGCAAAACTACAGCCCCTGTAA